In Clostridium sp. JN-1, one genomic interval encodes:
- a CDS encoding helix-turn-helix domain-containing protein, with amino-acid sequence MDSFTNFLKQLAKNTESKFNLIESNGHELFKGFNMKNCEVISLNLSLNNKEVGLYVPKEYRSSLKLLRYIIISKYNNNISKNQKIILNILEGKEVDSSIKNELSFLLKKCSLLIINADGDKIEALDIINKLYENFEMIGVIYKDDIVIIGSFDDVCEHVNGIRESIMSDLYCKCCISVSNSINDYKDIRKSYFEALESMALGKKFGIKDGIYYYKNTLLEKIVYNLKSDVKDELMCKFKDILSEFDKDMILTIQEFFKCELNISNTAKRLYIHRNTLIYRLNKLKKDTGFDIRNFHEAVIFIVIFYIWKEKK; translated from the coding sequence ATGGACAGTTTCACTAATTTTTTAAAGCAATTAGCTAAAAATACTGAAAGCAAGTTTAATTTAATTGAGAGTAATGGACATGAGTTATTTAAGGGATTTAACATGAAAAATTGTGAAGTTATATCACTCAACTTATCATTGAATAATAAAGAAGTAGGACTTTATGTACCTAAGGAATATAGGAGCAGTTTAAAACTTTTAAGATATATTATTATAAGTAAATATAACAATAATATAAGTAAAAATCAAAAGATTATACTTAATATATTAGAAGGAAAAGAAGTAGACAGCAGCATTAAAAATGAACTATCTTTTTTATTAAAAAAATGCAGTCTTCTTATTATTAATGCAGACGGAGATAAAATTGAAGCTTTAGACATAATAAATAAATTGTATGAAAACTTTGAAATGATAGGTGTTATATATAAAGATGATATTGTAATAATAGGTTCCTTTGATGATGTTTGCGAACATGTAAATGGGATTAGGGAATCTATAATGAGTGACTTATATTGTAAGTGCTGTATTAGTGTATCAAATTCTATAAATGATTATAAAGATATACGAAAATCATATTTTGAAGCTTTAGAAAGTATGGCTCTTGGTAAGAAATTTGGTATAAAGGACGGAATATATTATTACAAAAACACATTATTAGAAAAGATAGTATATAACTTAAAAAGTGATGTAAAAGATGAATTAATGTGTAAGTTTAAAGACATACTGTCTGAATTCGATAAAGATATGATACTTACTATACAAGAATTTTTTAAATGCGAACTCAATATAAGTAATACAGCAAAAAGATTGTATATTCATAGAAATACTTTAATTTATAGGCTTAATAAACTTAAAAAAGATACTGGTTTCGATATAAGAAATTTTCACGAGGCAGTTATATTTATAGTTATATTTTATATTTGGAAAGAGAAAAAATAA